Part of the Pseudarthrobacter sp. L1SW genome, CGATCCCTGCATCCGCGTCCTTGACCAGCTCCAGAACAAGTACGGCGACGGACCGGGCATCACCGCCATGCGCACCATGGACACGGTCCTGGTCCCTGACGTGAGCCAGGAAAGGCGATGGCCTGCCTATGCCAGCGCGCTCTCCGGCCAGGGACTGTTCTCCGCTGTCAGCGTGCCGCTCGCGCTGGGCGAAGATACCCGTGGTGCGCTCAGCCTGTACAGCGTCCGGTTGCAGGCCTTCAGCAGCGAAGACATTGCCACCGTGCGGGCCTTCTCCGGACAGGTTTCAAAAAGCCTGCGGCTGGCACTGCGGATAGGCAAGTTGCAGGACACGAAGGACAGCATGAGCGCCGCCATGAAGTCGCGGACCGTGATCGACCTGGCCACCGGCGCCATCATGGCCCAGAGCCGCTGCAGCCAGCACCAGGCGTTCAGCGTGCTGCTGCAGGCCTCCAACACCCGGAACATGAAGCTCAAGGAGGTTGCCGCCACCGTGGTTGCATCCATCGCCGGCAGTTCCGGCACCTCCACCTACTTTGACGAGTAGGGTTCCTGCGAGTCGCTTCCCGCCTGGGCCAGGAGGGAGCCGCTGAACGGTGCCCGGGACAGCAGGCCTGCGGCAGCACAATGCTC contains:
- a CDS encoding GAF and ANTAR domain-containing protein, yielding MAHAEAANDDVFADVALHLQDLVLDSANIDEFLRDLASYSARRLSSGDREILCGVAVERQKKATAIAGSDPCIRVLDQLQNKYGDGPGITAMRTMDTVLVPDVSQERRWPAYASALSGQGLFSAVSVPLALGEDTRGALSLYSVRLQAFSSEDIATVRAFSGQVSKSLRLALRIGKLQDTKDSMSAAMKSRTVIDLATGAIMAQSRCSQHQAFSVLLQASNTRNMKLKEVAATVVASIAGSSGTSTYFDE